A genomic segment from Flavobacterium litorale encodes:
- a CDS encoding CPBP family intramembrane glutamic endopeptidase, translating to MPIEQKGDANGLIKPANRLGVLFDLTIYISTMFLIRELYFPEVGFIINGLFWSLSTLIIATWRMKARNVSWKDLGLRKPESIKKTLLTSAGILAATILSILFFQIVKDYLPFSFESNNYSENSTSKFGELKGNWLLFFAIMPAVSLESMLEELLDRGFLINWFEKFFSQISIATILAVVLQAAIFGFRHSYDLSERSITVGIIGLVMGIAYVKFGRNLWALIIAHCILNTMSMIDRVQ from the coding sequence ATGCCTATTGAACAAAAAGGAGATGCTAATGGTTTGATAAAACCAGCTAATCGTCTAGGAGTTTTATTCGACCTAACTATCTACATATCAACAATGTTTCTGATAAGGGAACTCTATTTTCCAGAGGTTGGTTTTATTATAAATGGGCTCTTTTGGTCGCTTTCAACTTTAATTATTGCTACTTGGAGAATGAAAGCTCGCAATGTATCGTGGAAAGATTTAGGACTTCGAAAACCTGAAAGCATAAAAAAAACGCTATTAACTTCTGCCGGAATTTTAGCAGCCACTATTTTATCAATATTATTTTTTCAGATTGTAAAGGACTACTTACCTTTTTCTTTCGAATCAAATAATTATTCTGAAAATTCAACTTCTAAGTTTGGGGAGTTAAAAGGGAATTGGTTGCTTTTCTTCGCAATTATGCCAGCAGTTTCACTTGAATCGATGCTAGAAGAATTATTAGACCGAGGATTTTTAATAAATTGGTTTGAAAAGTTCTTTTCGCAAATCTCTATAGCTACAATTCTTGCTGTGGTTTTACAAGCTGCAATTTTTGGATTCAGACATTCATATGATTTATCAGAAAGATCTATTACAGTAGGAATTATTGGTTTAGTTATGGGAATAGCCTATGTAAAATTTGGGCGAAATTTATGGGCGTTAATTATTGCACATTGTATACTAAACACAATGTCTATGATAGACAGGGTACAG
- the egtB gene encoding ergothioneine biosynthesis protein EgtB, with translation MTLLDTYTTVRQHTEAICRLLQTEDYVPQPAAFVSPPKWHLAHTTWFFEQFILTQHLPNYKVYNPDFCFLFNSYYNNVGDRTFRADRGAITRPGVEEIYAYRKYVDIHMELVLQLKNEAVHSLATLGINHEQQHQELLLTDIKYILSCNPTFPIYNEDINWEQQTNSHLGFITIPEGVYEIGCNTNGFSYDNEHGRHKTYLHEFDIAINLVTNAEYMEFMEAGGYTNFNYWLDEGWAWVNQNNINAPLYWHNINGKWQQFTMVGLHDVNPNAIVTHISFYEAAAYAEWKGMRLPTEQEWETASNKLDWGQRWEWTNSAYLPYPNYNKPDGAVGEYNGKFMINQMVLRGASCATSPEHSRNTYRNFFHPNERWQFNGIRLVKK, from the coding sequence ATGACTCTTTTAGACACATATACCACCGTAAGGCAGCATACTGAAGCGATATGCAGATTACTGCAAACAGAAGATTATGTACCACAACCTGCAGCTTTTGTTAGCCCACCCAAATGGCACTTAGCCCATACCACTTGGTTTTTTGAGCAGTTTATACTCACACAGCACTTACCCAACTATAAGGTATACAACCCCGATTTTTGTTTCCTGTTTAACAGCTACTACAATAATGTGGGCGACCGCACTTTTAGAGCCGACAGGGGTGCCATAACTCGCCCTGGTGTAGAAGAAATATATGCCTACCGCAAGTATGTAGACATACACATGGAGTTGGTACTACAACTAAAAAACGAAGCCGTACACAGCTTAGCAACACTCGGGATTAACCACGAGCAACAACACCAAGAACTTTTACTTACCGATATAAAATACATACTTAGTTGCAACCCAACATTCCCTATTTATAACGAGGATATTAATTGGGAGCAGCAAACCAATAGCCATTTAGGATTTATAACCATACCCGAAGGGGTGTACGAAATTGGTTGTAATACCAATGGTTTTAGTTACGATAACGAGCATGGCAGGCACAAAACCTACCTGCACGAGTTTGATATAGCCATTAACCTAGTAACCAATGCCGAGTACATGGAATTTATGGAGGCAGGCGGTTATACCAATTTTAACTATTGGCTGGACGAGGGTTGGGCATGGGTAAACCAAAACAACATTAACGCCCCGCTGTACTGGCACAACATAAACGGCAAATGGCAACAATTTACTATGGTAGGCTTACACGATGTAAACCCCAATGCCATAGTAACCCACATTAGTTTTTACGAAGCTGCTGCCTATGCCGAATGGAAAGGGATGCGATTGCCTACCGAACAGGAGTGGGAAACAGCATCTAACAAGTTGGACTGGGGGCAACGTTGGGAATGGACAAATAGTGCCTACCTGCCCTACCCCAATTACAACAAACCCGATGGTGCTGTGGGTGAGTATAATGGTAAGTTTATGATTAACCAAATGGTACTCCGTGGGGCATCGTGTGCTACAAGCCCCGAGCACAGCCGTAACACCTACCGCAACTTTTTTCACCCCAACGAACGTTGGCAATTTAATGGCATTCGCCTTGTAAAAAAATAA
- a CDS encoding L-histidine N(alpha)-methyltransferase, whose product MDKATEIPVNSFAADVLKGLTDEKKHLSSKYFYDDNGSRIFMEIMKMPEYYPTGCEFEILSQQSGNILNELPFNERFNIVEFGSGDGVKTKQLLSTFMEKGADFTYVPIDISQEAIDALEKNITSVLPNIKMKPKTGDYFKVLETLSKDTTPNLFLFLGGNIGNYLRQDALGLLRKFNAGMKKGDMLLMGMDLKKNPHIIQKAYDDAQGITKAFNMNLLSRINNELDADIKLDQFDFYSNYSPKTGEVNSYLVSLKQQHFHSMVLDTTFHFEKDELIWTELSQKYSFEDIDILANEAGFTVTKNFMDCKYYFTDSLWVK is encoded by the coding sequence ATGGACAAAGCAACAGAGATACCCGTAAACTCCTTTGCAGCCGATGTGCTTAAGGGACTTACTGACGAGAAAAAACACCTATCATCCAAATACTTTTACGATGATAACGGCAGCCGTATTTTTATGGAAATCATGAAAATGCCCGAATATTACCCTACAGGATGTGAGTTCGAAATACTATCGCAGCAATCGGGTAACATATTAAACGAGTTGCCTTTTAACGAGCGTTTTAATATTGTGGAATTTGGTAGTGGCGATGGCGTAAAAACCAAACAACTGCTAAGCACTTTTATGGAGAAAGGGGCTGATTTTACGTATGTACCTATCGATATATCGCAAGAGGCTATAGATGCCCTCGAAAAGAATATTACCAGCGTACTACCCAACATAAAAATGAAGCCTAAAACGGGCGATTATTTTAAAGTGCTGGAAACCCTGAGTAAAGATACCACCCCTAACCTATTCCTGTTTTTAGGCGGTAATATAGGCAACTACCTGCGCCAAGATGCCTTAGGCTTGTTACGAAAGTTTAATGCGGGCATGAAAAAAGGTGATATGCTGCTTATGGGTATGGATTTAAAAAAGAATCCGCATATTATACAAAAAGCCTACGACGATGCACAGGGTATAACCAAAGCCTTTAATATGAACTTACTGAGCCGTATAAATAACGAGTTGGATGCTGATATTAAACTGGACCAGTTTGATTTTTATAGCAATTACAGCCCAAAAACAGGCGAGGTAAACAGCTACTTGGTAAGTTTAAAGCAACAACACTTTCATAGTATGGTGCTAGACACTACATTCCATTTTGAGAAAGATGAGTTAATTTGGACGGAGCTTTCGCAGAAATATAGTTTTGAGGATATTGATATTCTTGCTAACGAGGCAGGCTTTACCGTTACCAAAAACTTTATGGATTGCAAATACTACTTTACCGATAGTTTGTGGGTGAAATAG
- a CDS encoding PcfJ domain-containing protein — protein MEKQITVMSKTAFAKMVERAYTTPPLLQGNKGTLASVITSHFAQMSLQNNVWKRDTFRALLLQLHAEGCFTLLKNPGFIAVLANISAFGNKTVRDIQGWKKETAVPEAQLASLIRYSFAKYPVPEFLEHVFNTDKKVHMYWYIQLGRGDSVLALSGFPVSYTSSMAHWFRLTPPTYTVPQAIRRAQALGYGATTERAEVIAWSVLANGFENEVFWAKVVQFVAKVKEEVSLDKLQVVLEHLEALRVQQPDINMKGRTWDALLRQAEMWKAEMVKRNDAAGYMQWKPAEITDFYKAEGNVVYRTVQLTSSEALYEEGYEMNHCIAEFTDDCALGEAAIFSLRAYNSNATDTDFRRILTIEVCLKTNDILEAKGKYNEMPTQEEDKLVKEWAAKEKLTFSCEYYDGFYEPPTEEVREEQYTVTINGWCIALGAIIVLLIRGCVA, from the coding sequence ATGGAAAAGCAAATAACAGTAATGAGTAAAACCGCTTTTGCCAAAATGGTAGAACGCGCCTACACCACCCCACCCCTATTGCAAGGTAACAAGGGTACACTAGCAAGTGTAATAACCAGCCACTTTGCACAAATGAGTCTGCAAAACAACGTATGGAAGCGCGATACGTTTCGTGCGTTGCTATTGCAATTGCATGCAGAGGGCTGCTTTACACTACTTAAAAACCCAGGCTTTATAGCAGTTTTGGCAAACATTAGTGCCTTTGGTAACAAAACAGTACGCGACATACAAGGTTGGAAAAAAGAAACCGCTGTGCCCGAAGCACAACTAGCAAGCCTAATAAGGTACAGCTTTGCAAAATACCCCGTACCCGAATTTTTGGAGCATGTATTTAATACCGATAAAAAAGTACACATGTACTGGTACATACAGCTAGGTAGGGGCGATAGTGTTTTGGCACTAAGCGGTTTTCCTGTAAGCTACACCAGTAGTATGGCACACTGGTTTAGGCTTACACCGCCAACCTATACTGTACCCCAAGCCATACGCCGCGCACAAGCACTAGGGTACGGCGCAACGACCGAAAGAGCTGAGGTTATAGCATGGTCGGTACTGGCAAATGGTTTTGAAAATGAAGTGTTTTGGGCAAAAGTGGTACAATTTGTAGCCAAAGTAAAAGAAGAGGTATCGCTTGATAAGTTGCAAGTAGTACTGGAACATTTGGAAGCGCTTAGAGTACAACAGCCCGACATAAACATGAAAGGCAGAACATGGGATGCATTGTTACGACAAGCTGAAATGTGGAAAGCCGAAATGGTAAAACGTAACGATGCAGCAGGTTATATGCAATGGAAGCCTGCCGAGATAACAGATTTTTATAAAGCAGAAGGTAATGTAGTGTACCGAACCGTACAACTTACATCATCAGAAGCATTGTATGAAGAAGGATACGAAATGAACCACTGTATTGCTGAATTTACCGACGATTGCGCATTGGGAGAAGCAGCGATATTCTCGTTACGAGCATACAATAGTAACGCTACCGATACCGATTTTAGGAGAATACTAACCATAGAGGTATGCCTTAAAACAAACGATATACTAGAAGCTAAAGGTAAGTATAACGAAATGCCTACCCAAGAGGAAGATAAACTTGTAAAAGAGTGGGCAGCAAAAGAAAAGCTAACTTTTAGTTGCGAGTATTACGATGGCTTTTATGAGCCCCCAACAGAAGAGGTTCGGGAAGAGCAATACACTGTAACTATTAATGGTTGGTGTATAGCATTAGGGGCTATAATTGTATTATTAATTAGAGGTTGTGTAGCCTAA